CTGCTTTAAACCCTTCAGTTCTTAACTCAAATTCACCACCAACATTATTTGCTGAAATAGACAATATTTTTTGATGTCCTAATTTAATTAAATGTTCAGTAGCTATATATCCCCCCTTGAATTGATCTACACATACAAAATCTACTTCTTTCGCTTGATAAAAAGGAGGAATATATTTGCAAAAAACAAATGGTATGTCCGTTTTTTCCAGCACATTTATTGTCTCATCATCTAACGATGGTTCTAATATGATAAGACCGTCTATCTTTTTAGCTGCAATAAGTCTTTTTATGTTATTTTTCTTTGTAAACCTATTTTGAAAAAACGAAATAATTACATCAAACTCCAAACGCTCCAAGCTTTCCAACAACTCATTCTGCCAAGATTTAAAGTGGGTATCTACTCGAGAATCAAACAAAGTTTCTGGGAGAATTACACCAATTGTATAAGTTTTATTTGCGGCTAAACTTCTTGCATGTGAATTAAATTGAAAACCGTGCTCTTCTGCTATCTTTTTTATTCTCTTCTTTGTTTTCTCTGGTATCATTGGACTATCATTTAAGGATCTCGAAACAGTTGATTGACTAACATTTGCCAATTTCGCAATATCTTTTGTAGTAATGGCCATCTATTTTCCTTCTTTCATAAAATTAACGCATCCGTATGCATTTATAAAATCACTTTATTAAATTTTATAATATTTTGGTCAACAGCTGAAGTGTTTTTATATTTCCATAAAATTTTAATATTCATACGTTTTGTTATCGTTTTCATTTAGGTAAATATACATAGGAGTGCATTAATTTTATTCATATTAAAATATTTATAATTTTTAGTCAATTCTTTTTTTGTTATTCTTCAGCATTTTCTTGCTTCTTTTCAGAATAAAAATTCAAGAATTTGTTTATATTAATTACTTTACTATTTAAAAAAGAAGGATCGTCATTCAGCCCCACTTATCCTTACACGCTACTCTGTACTGGATTTGAAGTGCGGTACTCTGGCGAAAATATCTGGTCGATAATGATGTTTTGAGTCCCGTATCGGTTAAGTATACTACTTTGATTCTGAAAGCAACCTCAAAGATCTGCTGTTAAAAACTGCGCCTTTCCAAATCCAAAACTCCAGTCTGCATCTTCATTGACTGTAATAGAAACCATTACATCTTTGGGATCAATATTGCAGTCTTTCCGTAATTCCTCGACAATATATTTGTACAAATTTTGCTTTTGTTCTTCTGTTCTCTTTTTACTGGTGATGCTAATCAACACCATATCTTTTGAGCGCTCAAACCCTAGTCCTGTGTCCTCCATAATCATTTCATGAGCAGGGTGCTGATGCACTATCTGATAGCGGTCACGTTCGGGTACTTCGAATGCTTTAAGCATGCCACGATGAACAGCATCAAGCAGCTTCTTTAACTCTTCTTCTGTTCTTCCTTTTACAATATCAAAGCGTAGTAATGGCATCTTCTACCCTTCCGTTTCCTTTATTTATTGTAATACCACGTCCACTCGTCCCAAATTCTTTCATTTTCGCTTTGGCCGCTTCTTTCACTGCTTCAATCGCTGATATCAAGATCAAACGCGGCTCATACACATTGGGTTTTTCATTTAATGTCTGACGAATAGAAGTTGTCCACGCTTGAATATTTTCCGTGTTCACATTAATTTTAGCGTGACCCAATTCAATTGCACGCTGAAGCTGATGTAATGGAATACCCGATCCGCCATGTAGTACCAGTGGAATATCCGTTTTATCCATGATTTCTTTCATTTCTTCAAAACCAAGCTGCGGCTCACCCTGATATGGTCCGTGAACAGAACCAAGAGCGGCAGCCAGTGCATCAATGCCTGTTTCTTTGACAATGCGGATGCATTCATTAATATCCGCATATTGAATGCCGCCAACCATTCCATCTTCCTGACCGCCCACTGTACCGACTTCAGCTTCGACCGAGACATCCTTTACTTTTGCATATGCCACGACCTCTTTTGTCATCGCGATATTTGCGTCAATTGACCCATGTGATCCATCGATCATCACCGATGTAAAACCGGCATCGATCGCCCGTTTGCAGCGTTCGATACTCATGCCATGATCCAAATGAAGTGCAACCGGAACAGTAATATTTAGTTCTTCTGTTAATGCATTGACCATAGATGATATCGTCTTGAAACCGCCAAGATAATCAACAAGCCGGTCCGAAGCAGCCAAAATGATCGGTGCCTGTTCCTCTTCCGCAGCAAGCAAAAAAGCCTGGGCAAATTCAAGGCCATTGATATTAAACTGTCCTACTGCATACCTGTCTTTTTTTGCTTTTTTCAACATCTCTTTCATTGAAACTAAAGCCATTTAATGAATCTCTCCTTTCACCTAGTTAGTCATTAAAAAATTCACTTTGCGGCCTATATGTTGCCCTTAAGTGCTATACGTTTGCTCGGATACAATTCAGCTGCTTCCTGCAAATTTAAATGACACAACGCCAATTCTCTTTCAAAATAACGGGTTCAGGAAGAGAAGCCGCCGACTTCTCTTCCTTGAATCCCTGCTACTGTAATATAGTTCAACAAGTGAATATCTTATACCATGTGCAATCTTCTCTTAATACATCTTCGCCGTTTCTAGTTTTTCCACTCTTGCGGCATAGGCTTTTTGAACGCTTTCAGACTCGGATACTTCAGCGAGACCAACGTTCCACCAGCCATCATAGCCATCTGACATTGTTTTCGGAAGCACCTTCATATCAATCAATGTGGAAACAGACTGCTTTTTCGCATCTTCAAGCGCTGCTCTTAGTTCTTCTGCTGTGTTGGCTTTGTATGATTTTGCTCCGTAAGCTTCTGCTACTTTTGCATAATCAATATTCATAATTTGATTATCATGTGTACGGAATTCACAGAAGTATGTTCCGCTTCCATTCCCCATCTGCAGGTTATTAATACATCCATAACCAGAGTTATCAAACAGGAGAATGTTGATTTTTTTATCGTACTGAAGCGCTGTTACAAGCTCTGTGTGAAGCATGAGGAAGCTGCCGTCTCCGACTGCCGCATATACTTCACGGTCCGGGTGAGCGAGTTTCGCACCCAGTGCACCAGCCACTTCATAGCCCATGCAGGAATAGCCATATTCAAGATGGTACGTATTCGGCACATCTGAATGCCATAAGCGCTGCAGGTCGCCTGGAAGGGACCCGGCTGAACCGATGACGATGCTGTCCGGTGCGACTGCTTCATTGGCAGCAACCAAAGCGGCCGTTTGCGTAAATTCAGTTCCCAGCACATCGGCGTATTCATTCATCGTTTCCTGGGAAAACTGGCCCTTGATTTCCGGTGTGAAGTTTTCACGATTAAATGTAACGTTGGCCAGACGGTCACGTTCTGTCAGCCATTCCTCTTTCCATGCCGAAAGCAGGCCGCCAAATGCGGTTTCATAGTCTCCCAATAGAGTTGCCAGCTGTTCAAGTGCCATTTTTGCATCGGCAACTACCTGGAATGCGTCCAGCTTATAAGCCTGCATGCGGCTGACATTAATGTTTAAGAATGATGTTTTGTCAAAATCAAACTGCGTTTTAGATGATGTTGTGAAATCTGTATAGCGTGTGCCGACACCGATTACAAGGTCTGTATCACGCGCCACTTTGTTTGCAGCCGACGTGCCCAAGATTCCAAGACCGCCCAGGTTATTTGGAAATGAGACTTCCACTGTTGATTTTCCGGCCTGTGTTTCCACAAGCGGAATATTATGTTTTTCAGAGATTTGTTTTAAAATGTCGCGGGCACCTGAATAACGGGCACCGCCGCCGACAATAATGACGGGCTTTTTGCTTGCTTTGATCCGTTCTGCCGCGCCTTGAATCTCGCGTTCTACCGCCGGCTTGCGGTCCAGATAATGAACGCGTTTGTCAAAGAAACGCTCATCATAATCAAACGCTTCCCCTTCTACGTCCTGTGCGATGCAGATCGTCGCCGGGCCGGCTTTGGCCGGGTCGGTCATTACTTCAAAGGCACGGATCAGTGCAGACATCAGTTGTTCCGGGCGCGTTACGCGGTCCCAATAGCGGGAAACCGCCATAAACGCTTCGTTTGTGGTCACGGCTGTGCTGTGTTCATGCTCCAGCTGCTGAAGCACCGGGTCAGGCTGGCGTGTCGCAAAGGTATCCGCCGGAAGCAGCAGAACCGGAATGTTGTTCGCAAATGCGGTTCCTGCCGCTGCGATCAAGTTCGCCGAGCCTGGGCCGGCAGATGTGGTCACTGCATAAATTTTGCGGCGGAGCATTTCACGGCTGTAGGCGATGGCCGCCTGCGCCATGCCCTGCTCATTCTTTCCCTGATAGACTTTCAAATGGCCTGCGTCCTGCTCAAGCGCCTGGCCGATCCCAAGCACATTGCCATGGCCAAATATGTTGAATACGCCTTCGACAAAAGGGGTTTCTTCGCCGTCCACATGGATGTACTGCTGATTTAAAAATTTAATTAACGCTTGCGCGGTTGTTAATCGAATAGTTCCCATTTTCTACTCACCTCTTAATGAATTGTTTTTTACACGTATACGGCAGATGCAATCAGCTGCTCAATCTCAGACACAACAGGCATCGCATCCGACGAGCTGTGCTTGCTGACTACAATCGATGCGGAAGCACTGCCATACTTCAAAGCGGTTTCAATATCTTTTCCGCTGACAAGTGCGTAAAGGAAGGCCGATGCGTATGAATCGCCTGCACCGAATGTTTTCAGTACGTTTGTTTTGTACGCCTGCGCGCGGAATACTTCTCCCGATTTTGTATATGCGTACGACCCTTCTACTCCGTGTTTGATGACAACAAGATCGGCTGAATGCTTGAATAGATTTTGAATCGTTTCGTTGTTGTCGCCGCTCTGGATGTTTTCCATGACGTCAAATTCGTCGCGTGTGCCGATGACGATATCGGACTGTTCAGCCACAAGCGAATAATAAACAGCCGTTTCTTCCGGTGACTGCCATGTGTACGGACGGTAGTCAAGTTCGAATACAATTTTCACGCCGTGTTTTTTCGCCAGGCTGACCGATTTCAAAACGGCTTCGCGTGACGGGCTTTTTGCCAGCGCTGTACCGGAAACAAGCAGGATTTTTGCTTTTTGAATGTAGTCTTCGCTGACTTCAGATGGCTCAAGGTATAGATCTGCTACATCGTCACGGTACATCAGGATGCTGCACTCATCCGGGCTTAAAATTTCCGTGAAGGCAAGACCGGTTTTATGACCTTCTTTATCTGTGACCATGTTCGACGTATCCACGCCGACTTCACGCATGTATTTTTCAATAAAACGCCCATGCTGGTCATCCGCTAATTTCCCGATAAAGCCTACCTTCAAGCCAAGCTTCGCGCTGCCGATCGCGACGTTTGCGGGTGAGCCGCCGACGTATTTCGTAAACGTCATCGTCTCTTCCATTGGCATGTTGTATTCGTTTGCATTTAAGTCGATGCAGGCACGCCCAATGGCGATTACATCAAGTTCTTTCTCGTTATTGAATGTATAGTTCATTCGGTTTCACCGCTCCTTTAGTTTGGTGGATGTTCTAAAATCCACTCGTAATCTGGATCATTATAAAATTTCTAAATGCGTGTCAGGCCGGCCATCACGTTTAAGTAATAAGACTCGTAGCCTTCCGGTACGCCAACTGATGCAATACTGCTGTTTTTACCTCGAATGTGTAGTTCATCCGGGTTCACTGCTTCTTTAGTCAGGTTGACGTTTTAAAATCCACTCATGGTCTGGATCATTGTAAAATTTCCAAATACGTGTCGGGCCAGCCATCACATTTAAGTAATAAGACTCATAGCCATCTGGTACGCCGACTGGATGGTATCCAGCTGGAACAAGCACAACGTCGCTGTTTTCAACGGTCATCGTTTCATCAATCGACCGGTCATCGGTATATACACGCTGGAAGACAAAGCCCTGCGGCGGATTTATTTCATGGTAGTAAGATTCTTCCAGGAATGATTCATCCGGCAGGTTATCCTGGTCATGTTTGTGCGGCGGGTAGCTCGACCAGTTTCCGCTTTCTGTATACACTTCTACGACAAGCAGGCTGTTTGCGCGCGGGTCGGAATCCGGCAGGATATTGTGCACCATCCGTTTGTTGCTTAAAATGCCGCGGTTTTCAATGCCGACCTCTGAAGCTTTAATCAGTACAGTCGGCAGCTGCTCGTGGGAAGGGGAATAGCATAGTGCTACCCGGGCAGCCGTTGCGCCTTCTACGTGGAAAGTTTTATCGTTGGAAACATACACACTGTCTGTCGGCACTTTTTCGAAGACATTTTCACGGGTACCAAGGCTGCGGAATTCTTCGCTTCCTTCAGTGACGTGAATCTTGCCTGTCAGAGCGACAATGCAGCATTCTGTTTTAGTTAATGATTCAGTGTACGTGGCGCCGGGAGCCAGATCAATGACTTTAAATCCGACATATTCGAGGGGGGAGTTTTCTTTTGTGACGTCATGGACGAGTGTGACGCCTTCTGACTGTTCTTTTTTCATTGGTTTTTGGAGCAAGCGGCTCATGTGATGTACCTCCTGATTTTTTCTTGAATGGCCTGCTGCCCGGATGGAGCCGGACAGCCAGGACAAATTCAAGCTATTACTTCACGTAGCGTGCAGTGACCATTTTCTTGCGTGTAAAGAATTCAACCCCATCTTTACCGTTCGCATGAAGATCGCCATAGAATGAATTTTTGTAGCCTGAGAATGGGAAGAATGCCATCGGCGCCGGCACTCCAACGTTAATGCCCAGCATGCCTGCATCGATTGTTTCACGGAACTGGCGTACCGCTGCAGCGCTGTCTGTGTACAGGCACGCACCATTTGCAAGTGTAGAAGCGTTCGCTGTCTCCACACCTTCTGCCAGGTCTTTTACGCGGACGACGGAAAGAACCGGTGCAAAGATTTCATCCTGCCAGATCGTCATCTCCTGTGTCACGTTGTCGAAGATGGTTGCGCCAAGGAAGTAGCCGTCTCCTTTTGCGGCTGCGTCTTCGCGGCCGTCACGCACAAGCGTTGCACCCTGCTCGATACCCGCTTCAATGTAGCCGATTGTACGCTGTTTCGCATTTTCGCGGATGATTGGGCCAAGGAATACGCCATCATCTAAACCGTTGCCAATTTGGATGTTGTCGGCTGCTTCTTTTAGTTTGGCGATAAACTCATCGGCAATGCCCTCTTCTACTGCTACAACGGCTGCAGCCATGCAGCGCTCACCCGCTGAACCAAAGGCTGCAGCTGTGACTTCTTTTGCGGCCAGGTCAAGATTCGCATCTGCCAAAACGATAGAGTGATTTTTCGCTCCTGCAAGCGCCTGTACGCGTTTCAAGTTCGCTGCGCCTGTTTTGTATACGTATTCTGCCACTGGCTGTGAGCCGACAAATGAGATGGCTTTTACTTCCGGGTGCTCAAGAAGGCCGTTTACGACATCATGTGCACCGTTGACAATATTCAAGACACCGTCTGGAAGGCCGGCTTCTTTGAATAGATCGACTAATTTCGCTGCCAAAAGCGGCGTACGTTCAGACGGCTTCAATACAAATGTGTTACCGCATGCGATTGCCAGCGGGTACATCCAGCAAGGAACCATCATTGGGAAGTTAAATGGTGTGATGCCACCAACAACGCCTACTGGATAACGGTACATACCTGATTCAATGTTTGTCGCGATATCTGGAAGCTGGCTGCCCATCATCAGTGTCGGTGCACCGGCCGCGAATTCTACGCATTCAATCCCGCGCTGCACTTCACCCATGGCTTCTGATAAGCTTTTTCCGTTTTCAATCGTGATCAATTTTGCTAGCTCTTCCCAGTTATCTACAAGAAGCTGCTGGTATTTGAACAGAATGCGTGCACGCTTTGGAACAGCCGTCTGCGACCATGTTTTAAACGCTTCGCTTGCGGCCTGTACCGCACGGTCTACGTCTTCTTTTGTAGAAAGCGGCACCTGGGCAATTTCTTCGCCTGTTGCTGGATTCACAACCGTCTCGGTCTGGCTGGACAGAGAATCCACCCATTCTCCATTTATGTAGTTTTGTAATGTTTTTACCTCGGAATTAATTGCTGACATGTATATATTCCTCCTTAGAAATAGATATTCTTATTGAAATTGAAATCGATTTCAATATTATGTTAATAATAACGCTCGCTGATGGTTAAGATGAATCTATTTACAAGCATTTTCCTATTTGAATAGAGTTTTATTTTACCTATACCGTTTTAACAAAGGTTCATATAAAAACCTCTCAGCTCGACACTGGAAAAGCGTCATCGATACAGGAATATCAACGTTTACATCTAACATAGGTGTGTAATCTTAAAATTTATTTACCTGAGATTTTATATGATTGATACCATCATATTTATCTGTTTTGTCATCATAATAAGTACGGAAGGACTCTTCAATTTCTTCCAGTGTGCGACCTTTAGTTTCGGGTAAGAACTTCGCCATTAAGAAGATAGATACACATCCTACCCCTGCGAAGATAAAGAATGTTACCGACAAACCCATTTTATCCAGCATGACAGGGAACAATAAACCAATGACAAAGTTTGTCATCCAAAGGAAGAATACACTAACACCCATGCCAAACCCTCTTAAGCGTGACGGGAAAATTTCGGATAGTGAAACCCATAATACTGGCCCAATTGCCCCTTGCATGAAAGCGAGAAATGTGACGGTTAGTGCCAGCATCACATATGGAAGCGCCTCAGACGATCCAACCGTAGATGAAAGGATCCCAATTAGTAGAAGGGTTAAGGTTGTTCCTGTTAAACCCGTCAGCATCATAGGGCGACGTCCGACTCTCCCAAGAAGCCAAATCCCTACAATTGTCGCTAAAACCGAAATGACACCGTTTGCAACATTGCCGATTAATGCAGCAGACGTTGCAAAACCTGCTTGTCTGAGAATTTCAGTTCCATAATACATGATTGAGTTAACGCCAGTAGCTTGAGTAACAATAGCGATAGCAATTCCGATAAATACGATGCGACGCATCCATGGTACAGCAAGATCTTTAAACGATGCTTCTTTCAAATCAGATTCTGCAGCCAAAGCTGTTTGAATCTCTTTGAGTTCAGTCAGCGCTTGCTCTTCTGTACGTATCTTACGAAGTATACGCAGCGCTTCTTCGTTTCTTCCCTTTTTCACAAGCCAACGGGGACTTTCTGGTACCTTAAGCATACCAAAGAATAAAAGAATTGCTGGTACTCCTGCAATACCTAACATGTAACGCCAAACTCCTTCGCCACTTAATAGGTTACCAAGAATAGCATTAAAGACGAAGGCTAACAATTGCCCGCCTACAATCATTAACTCATTACGGGTAACCAATTGGCCTCTTCTATCAGAGGGCGACATTTCAGCTATAAATGTAGGAACTGCTACTGATGCTCCGCCAACAGCCATACCTAGTAAGAAGCGGAAGACAACCATCCCCGCTACGCTTGGTGATAGGGTACAACCAAGCGTAGCAATAAAGAAAAGGATTGAAAGGAAAAGGATGTTTTTACGCCGTCCAATACCATCCGAAAGCCGACCACCAAATACAGCTCCTACCGCAGCCCCTAAAAGAAGAACACTTGTAACAAGACCTTCTGTGAATGAAGTTAGATTAAAATCGTCCGACATATAAGGCAAAGCCCCATTAATAACGCCGGTATCATAACCAAATAGAAGACCTCCGAATGTTGAGACTAAGACAATGGTGCTCAAAAATGATATGTGATTTTGATTAGCCTGTTTGTTCATATTCTTGCCCCTTTCCTTTCTGTTGATAATTGATCAGGGAACGTAATCAAGGTCTCTTTTTAATTAAATTCAATGTATTCTTTTTAATCGAAATCTTTAGGCAGAGCTTCCTTTAATACCTGAGTCGACTTTTTCAAAGCAGTAAGTGGATCCATCGTTAAGTCTTCCATTTCTAGGCTAACCTGTCCGTCATACCCCACCATACTCAGTACGGAAAAGAATTCCTTCCACCAGCTAACATCATGACCATGGCCTAACGCTACATAGTTCCATGAACGATTTGAAAAACTATCAATTGTTTTTGTATCAAGTACACCCTCTGCATCAACGAGTCCTTTTTCCATACGTGTGTCTTTGGCATGAACATGATAGATTGCTGGTCCTAATTTTCTTAACGTTGCGATTGGATCTCCTCCCATCCAGAACAGATGACTAGGATCAAAGTTCATGCCAACCATGTCTCCTACATGATTTCTTAGCTTAAAGAGTGTTTCCGCATTATAAACGAGCTGGGAGCCATGGTTCTCCAAAGCAATTTTTTCAATGCCGTGTTCTTTTGCCTCTTTCACGGTTTTTTCCCAATATGGAAATGCTACCTCATTCCATTGCCAGTTTAAGATTTCAAGATTAATTGGCGGCCAGCTTGTTGTTACCCAGTTAGGAGTTGTCTCTCCTGGTCCTCCTCCAGGAAGTCCTGACATCATGTTTATGGTTTTTATCCCTAATAGTTCTGCAAGTTTAAATGTTTTTTCCACAACTTTCTGGTGTTCTCGTCCCTCCTCATTTGGAGCTAACTGGTTACCGGAGCAATTCAGAACCTCAATTGAAAGGCCTCTTTCCTTTAAAACGTTTACAAATTTTTCACGTTGAATGGAACTCTCGATTAAAGCATCCAGATCTACATGTGGGGCCTTGGACCAATTCCCACATGCAAATTCTAAGTTTTCATACCCTAAGGACACGGCAGTATCAGCCATTTCTTCTAGAGACATGAAGCCTAAACAATCTGTCACCAAACTCATTCTCATGATAAAAACTCCTTTCTATTAAATTAATGTTTTCCCGCCAGCAATAGTCATTGAAGTACCAGTAATATAGTTTGCTTTCTCGCTACTTAAAAACAGCATAAATTCTGCTATTTCTTCAGGTGTCGCTAATCTCTTCATTGGAACCTGGCCTTTTAATAATTCTTCATATTCCTGTGGTGCTTTGCCTTCAATTACGCTCCGTTTTTGAAACACCTCTTGCAACATTTCGGTATCTACAAAACCAGGACAAACTGCATTGACCGAAATTCCGTATTCTGCCAGCTCAAGTGCAAGCACCTGGGTCAACGAATTAACAGCCGCTTTTGATGCACAATACGCCCCGTTTCCAAGCTCGCCAATTTTTGAAGCTTGGGATGAAATTGTAACTATTTTTCCATTTTTGACTTCGTTTTTAATCATGTTTTTTCCAACATATTTACTAAGCAGATAAACAGATTTTAAATTTACATTGAACACTCTATCCCATTCTTCTTCTTCGATATCTAAGATTAATCTCGAAGTAGAGATACCAGCACAGTTAGCCAGTACATCAATTTTTGTGAATTGAGATTCAACTTCTTTAATCGCAGCTTCAATCTCTTGTGAAGAAGTCACATTTACAACAAGAGGTAATACTGTTACTCCTAATGCTTCTATTTCTTTTGCAGTGGCTTCAACCATTTCCTTATTTAAATCCATCAATACAATATTAGCGCCTTGTTCAGCATATTTAACAGCCAATGCTTTCCCAATTCCTCTTGCAGCTCCTGTAATGATACATGTCTTTCCTTGTAAATATTTCTCCATTTTTTTCACCATTTTCTATGTAGTATTTTTAGAATTTCACTTTTCGCATACGCTTGCATAAATCAGCACAAAAATAAGAAGAAGGATCAATAAATCTAAAGGTCTATTAAAGATCATTCCCTGATTACTAATACATATCTAATCTCAAGTTTTTGACTATCGATTATATGGATTATATCCCCTTTATCAAACGCTTACATATTAACGCGAAAATTTATCTATTAAGTTGCCGCGCTATTGTAAGTCAAGATTTGTATTTGAAATCATAGGACTCGCATTTGGACATATCGAACTTTAGATTCACTTGCCCTTGTATTCGCCATTTTTGCAATTTTTCTATGGTAACTGCCTAAGTAGCTTCTTCCTCTTTTATCAGTTACGCATACGTATGCGTTAAGATTTGATTTCATTCTACAATATGCAGATTATTTAGTCAATTAAATTTTTAATTTATCTTGATTGGAAACGACAATTTTCTATTCACTTCTCAATTGTTTTACGGTAAATCGCTTGTATTCATATTCTTTTTTACTGTTGTTTTGATGAAAGAGTTTGTATCCACAGCAACTAAACTATCTTCTTTAGAATAAT
The genomic region above belongs to Domibacillus sp. DTU_2020_1001157_1_SI_ALB_TIR_016 and contains:
- a CDS encoding LacI family DNA-binding transcriptional regulator translates to MAITTKDIAKLANVSQSTVSRSLNDSPMIPEKTKKRIKKIAEEHGFQFNSHARSLAANKTYTIGVILPETLFDSRVDTHFKSWQNELLESLERLEFDVIISFFQNRFTKKNNIKRLIAAKKIDGLIILEPSLDDETINVLEKTDIPFVFCKYIPPFYQAKEVDFVCVDQFKGGYIATEHLIKLGHQKILSISANNVGGEFELRTEGFKAALVNNNIQYDEEMLIYGNETFQSGYELILNHLEKVKDVTAIFAQNDLMALGAIQALKESGFNVPQDIAVVGFDDIDLCTCYKPYLTTVHQPTKEIAALTCKRLIEKIESTEPVAKLKLEISPSLVIRESCGIDN
- a CDS encoding tautomerase family protein, which produces MPLLRFDIVKGRTEEELKKLLDAVHRGMLKAFEVPERDRYQIVHQHPAHEMIMEDTGLGFERSKDMVLISITSKKRTEEQKQNLYKYIVEELRKDCNIDPKDVMVSITVNEDADWSFGFGKAQFLTADL
- the fba gene encoding class II fructose-1,6-bisphosphate aldolase, with protein sequence MALVSMKEMLKKAKKDRYAVGQFNINGLEFAQAFLLAAEEEQAPIILAASDRLVDYLGGFKTISSMVNALTEELNITVPVALHLDHGMSIERCKRAIDAGFTSVMIDGSHGSIDANIAMTKEVVAYAKVKDVSVEAEVGTVGGQEDGMVGGIQYADINECIRIVKETGIDALAAALGSVHGPYQGEPQLGFEEMKEIMDKTDIPLVLHGGSGIPLHQLQRAIELGHAKINVNTENIQAWTTSIRQTLNEKPNVYEPRLILISAIEAVKEAAKAKMKEFGTSGRGITINKGNGRVEDAITTL
- the iolD gene encoding 3D-(3,5/4)-trihydroxycyclohexane-1,2-dione acylhydrolase (decyclizing), whose protein sequence is MGTIRLTTAQALIKFLNQQYIHVDGEETPFVEGVFNIFGHGNVLGIGQALEQDAGHLKVYQGKNEQGMAQAAIAYSREMLRRKIYAVTTSAGPGSANLIAAAGTAFANNIPVLLLPADTFATRQPDPVLQQLEHEHSTAVTTNEAFMAVSRYWDRVTRPEQLMSALIRAFEVMTDPAKAGPATICIAQDVEGEAFDYDERFFDKRVHYLDRKPAVEREIQGAAERIKASKKPVIIVGGGARYSGARDILKQISEKHNIPLVETQAGKSTVEVSFPNNLGGLGILGTSAANKVARDTDLVIGVGTRYTDFTTSSKTQFDFDKTSFLNINVSRMQAYKLDAFQVVADAKMALEQLATLLGDYETAFGGLLSAWKEEWLTERDRLANVTFNRENFTPEIKGQFSQETMNEYADVLGTEFTQTAALVAANEAVAPDSIVIGSAGSLPGDLQRLWHSDVPNTYHLEYGYSCMGYEVAGALGAKLAHPDREVYAAVGDGSFLMLHTELVTALQYDKKINILLFDNSGYGCINNLQMGNGSGTYFCEFRTHDNQIMNIDYAKVAEAYGAKSYKANTAEELRAALEDAKKQSVSTLIDMKVLPKTMSDGYDGWWNVGLAEVSESESVQKAYAARVEKLETAKMY
- the iolC gene encoding 5-dehydro-2-deoxygluconokinase; the encoded protein is MNYTFNNEKELDVIAIGRACIDLNANEYNMPMEETMTFTKYVGGSPANVAIGSAKLGLKVGFIGKLADDQHGRFIEKYMREVGVDTSNMVTDKEGHKTGLAFTEILSPDECSILMYRDDVADLYLEPSEVSEDYIQKAKILLVSGTALAKSPSREAVLKSVSLAKKHGVKIVFELDYRPYTWQSPEETAVYYSLVAEQSDIVIGTRDEFDVMENIQSGDNNETIQNLFKHSADLVVIKHGVEGSYAYTKSGEVFRAQAYKTNVLKTFGAGDSYASAFLYALVSGKDIETALKYGSASASIVVSKHSSSDAMPVVSEIEQLIASAVYV
- a CDS encoding 5-deoxy-glucuronate isomerase, translating into MNPDELHIRGKNSSIASVGVPEGYESYYLNVMAGLTRI
- the iolB gene encoding 5-deoxy-glucuronate isomerase; protein product: MSRLLQKPMKKEQSEGVTLVHDVTKENSPLEYVGFKVIDLAPGATYTESLTKTECCIVALTGKIHVTEGSEEFRSLGTRENVFEKVPTDSVYVSNDKTFHVEGATAARVALCYSPSHEQLPTVLIKASEVGIENRGILSNKRMVHNILPDSDPRANSLLVVEVYTESGNWSSYPPHKHDQDNLPDESFLEESYYHEINPPQGFVFQRVYTDDRSIDETMTVENSDVVLVPAGYHPVGVPDGYESYYLNVMAGPTRIWKFYNDPDHEWILKRQPD
- a CDS encoding CoA-acylating methylmalonate-semialdehyde dehydrogenase is translated as MSAINSEVKTLQNYINGEWVDSLSSQTETVVNPATGEEIAQVPLSTKEDVDRAVQAASEAFKTWSQTAVPKRARILFKYQQLLVDNWEELAKLITIENGKSLSEAMGEVQRGIECVEFAAGAPTLMMGSQLPDIATNIESGMYRYPVGVVGGITPFNFPMMVPCWMYPLAIACGNTFVLKPSERTPLLAAKLVDLFKEAGLPDGVLNIVNGAHDVVNGLLEHPEVKAISFVGSQPVAEYVYKTGAANLKRVQALAGAKNHSIVLADANLDLAAKEVTAAAFGSAGERCMAAAVVAVEEGIADEFIAKLKEAADNIQIGNGLDDGVFLGPIIRENAKQRTIGYIEAGIEQGATLVRDGREDAAAKGDGYFLGATIFDNVTQEMTIWQDEIFAPVLSVVRVKDLAEGVETANASTLANGACLYTDSAAAVRQFRETIDAGMLGINVGVPAPMAFFPFSGYKNSFYGDLHANGKDGVEFFTRKKMVTARYVK
- a CDS encoding sugar porter family MFS transporter, whose protein sequence is MNKQANQNHISFLSTIVLVSTFGGLLFGYDTGVINGALPYMSDDFNLTSFTEGLVTSVLLLGAAVGAVFGGRLSDGIGRRKNILFLSILFFIATLGCTLSPSVAGMVVFRFLLGMAVGGASVAVPTFIAEMSPSDRRGQLVTRNELMIVGGQLLAFVFNAILGNLLSGEGVWRYMLGIAGVPAILLFFGMLKVPESPRWLVKKGRNEEALRILRKIRTEEQALTELKEIQTALAAESDLKEASFKDLAVPWMRRIVFIGIAIAIVTQATGVNSIMYYGTEILRQAGFATSAALIGNVANGVISVLATIVGIWLLGRVGRRPMMLTGLTGTTLTLLLIGILSSTVGSSEALPYVMLALTVTFLAFMQGAIGPVLWVSLSEIFPSRLRGFGMGVSVFFLWMTNFVIGLLFPVMLDKMGLSVTFFIFAGVGCVSIFLMAKFLPETKGRTLEEIEESFRTYYDDKTDKYDGINHIKSQVNKF